Proteins from one Mytilus galloprovincialis chromosome 11, xbMytGall1.hap1.1, whole genome shotgun sequence genomic window:
- the LOC143052529 gene encoding cys-loop ligand-gated ion channel-like isoform X1 yields MSNSNAVVLVKNSIRDRTILRASNLRCTTNMSGSKKSVFIKVTFLKISNIETVKEQFSADVFIKARWREPSLDHSKGSDNLKLDNLWNPKLVVQNVLGSPKQSSWKELNFGKGGEAFIVEKRRIKGTFAEMLELRMFPFDFQDISVVLTSEHPIQELEILEDEQELSSMNVSCFVDVQEWELKDYVVTEAKQMTKEFSETKNISFPLLTVKTLAVRQFGFFVWNILIIMTIISLLSFTTFAVDNTKPQNRLQLGFTLTLTGVTFRFVTNQSLPKISYLTKLDVYILFCMIFNFCISIWHAVITRFKDNSDQDSMDFWAFIIFIIIYSVFQLIYFMIVVGSYIWRRRKVQQQEKEYQEKAVKLIGESWKSNRKITSRSKVRDGRASLFFG; encoded by the exons CTTCGATGTACCACAAATATGTCAGGCTCGAAG AAAAGCGTTTTCATAAAGGTAACTTTTCTCAAAATTAGTAACATTGAAACAGTCAAAGAGCAGTTCTCAGCAGACGTCTTTATCAAAGCAAGATGGCGGGAACCAAGCTTAGACCATAGCAAG GGTTCAGATAATTTAAAGTTAGACAATTTATGGAACCCCAAGTTAGTAGTACAGAATGTTCTCGGTAGTCCTAAGCAGTCCTCATGGAAGGAACTTAACTTTGGTAAAGGAGGAGAGGCGTTTATTGTGGAGAAGAGAAGAATCAAAGGAACTTTCGCAGAAATGTTGGAACTAAGAATGTTTCCGTTTGATTTTCAA GACATCAGTGTAGTACTAACATCAGAGCACCCTATCCAAGAGCTTGAAATTCTAGAAGACGAACAAGAACTTAGCTCGATGAATGTATCTTGTTTTGTGGATGTTCAAGAATGGGAACTTAAAGACTATGTAGTAACAGAAGCTAAACAGATGACAAAAGAATTCTCCGAAactaaaaatatatcatttccGTTATTGACAGTGAAAACTTTAGCTGTCAGACAATTTGGATTCTTCGTGTGGAATATACTTATCATAATG accATCATCAGTTTGTTATCCTTTACAACATTTGCTGTTGACAACACTAAACCACAGAACAGATTACAGCTAGGGTTTACATTAACATTGACAGGCGTTACCTTCAGATTTGTCACCAATCAGAGTTTACCTAAGATATCCTATCTTACTAAATTG gaTGTGTACATATTATTTTGTATGATATTCAACTTTTGCATCAGTATATGGCACGCAGTTATAACCCGGTTTAAAGACAACTCGGACCAAGATTCAATGGACTTCTGGGCATTTATTATCTTTATAATTATATACAGCGTCTTCcaattgatatattttatgatagtcgTCGGGAGT TATATCTGGAGAAGAAGAAAAGTACAACAACAGGAAAAAGAATACCAG gaGAAAGCAGTTAAGCTGATAGGAGAATCATGGAAAAGCAATAGAAAAATTACAAGTAGATCGAAAGTTAGAGATGGTCGAGCATCACTTTTCTTTGGATAA
- the LOC143052529 gene encoding cys-loop ligand-gated ion channel-like isoform X2 — translation MSNSNAVVLVKNSIRDRTILRASNKSVFIKVTFLKISNIETVKEQFSADVFIKARWREPSLDHSKGSDNLKLDNLWNPKLVVQNVLGSPKQSSWKELNFGKGGEAFIVEKRRIKGTFAEMLELRMFPFDFQDISVVLTSEHPIQELEILEDEQELSSMNVSCFVDVQEWELKDYVVTEAKQMTKEFSETKNISFPLLTVKTLAVRQFGFFVWNILIIMTIISLLSFTTFAVDNTKPQNRLQLGFTLTLTGVTFRFVTNQSLPKISYLTKLDVYILFCMIFNFCISIWHAVITRFKDNSDQDSMDFWAFIIFIIIYSVFQLIYFMIVVGSYIWRRRKVQQQEKEYQEKAVKLIGESWKSNRKITSRSKVRDGRASLFFG, via the exons AAAAGCGTTTTCATAAAGGTAACTTTTCTCAAAATTAGTAACATTGAAACAGTCAAAGAGCAGTTCTCAGCAGACGTCTTTATCAAAGCAAGATGGCGGGAACCAAGCTTAGACCATAGCAAG GGTTCAGATAATTTAAAGTTAGACAATTTATGGAACCCCAAGTTAGTAGTACAGAATGTTCTCGGTAGTCCTAAGCAGTCCTCATGGAAGGAACTTAACTTTGGTAAAGGAGGAGAGGCGTTTATTGTGGAGAAGAGAAGAATCAAAGGAACTTTCGCAGAAATGTTGGAACTAAGAATGTTTCCGTTTGATTTTCAA GACATCAGTGTAGTACTAACATCAGAGCACCCTATCCAAGAGCTTGAAATTCTAGAAGACGAACAAGAACTTAGCTCGATGAATGTATCTTGTTTTGTGGATGTTCAAGAATGGGAACTTAAAGACTATGTAGTAACAGAAGCTAAACAGATGACAAAAGAATTCTCCGAAactaaaaatatatcatttccGTTATTGACAGTGAAAACTTTAGCTGTCAGACAATTTGGATTCTTCGTGTGGAATATACTTATCATAATG accATCATCAGTTTGTTATCCTTTACAACATTTGCTGTTGACAACACTAAACCACAGAACAGATTACAGCTAGGGTTTACATTAACATTGACAGGCGTTACCTTCAGATTTGTCACCAATCAGAGTTTACCTAAGATATCCTATCTTACTAAATTG gaTGTGTACATATTATTTTGTATGATATTCAACTTTTGCATCAGTATATGGCACGCAGTTATAACCCGGTTTAAAGACAACTCGGACCAAGATTCAATGGACTTCTGGGCATTTATTATCTTTATAATTATATACAGCGTCTTCcaattgatatattttatgatagtcgTCGGGAGT TATATCTGGAGAAGAAGAAAAGTACAACAACAGGAAAAAGAATACCAG gaGAAAGCAGTTAAGCTGATAGGAGAATCATGGAAAAGCAATAGAAAAATTACAAGTAGATCGAAAGTTAGAGATGGTCGAGCATCACTTTTCTTTGGATAA
- the LOC143052529 gene encoding cys-loop ligand-gated ion channel-like isoform X3 — protein sequence MAEIVNGESKSTKPKPKKSVFIKVTFLKISNIETVKEQFSADVFIKARWREPSLDHSKGSDNLKLDNLWNPKLVVQNVLGSPKQSSWKELNFGKGGEAFIVEKRRIKGTFAEMLELRMFPFDFQDISVVLTSEHPIQELEILEDEQELSSMNVSCFVDVQEWELKDYVVTEAKQMTKEFSETKNISFPLLTVKTLAVRQFGFFVWNILIIMTIISLLSFTTFAVDNTKPQNRLQLGFTLTLTGVTFRFVTNQSLPKISYLTKLDVYILFCMIFNFCISIWHAVITRFKDNSDQDSMDFWAFIIFIIIYSVFQLIYFMIVVGSYIWRRRKVQQQEKEYQEKAVKLIGESWKSNRKITSRSKVRDGRASLFFG from the exons AAAAGCGTTTTCATAAAGGTAACTTTTCTCAAAATTAGTAACATTGAAACAGTCAAAGAGCAGTTCTCAGCAGACGTCTTTATCAAAGCAAGATGGCGGGAACCAAGCTTAGACCATAGCAAG GGTTCAGATAATTTAAAGTTAGACAATTTATGGAACCCCAAGTTAGTAGTACAGAATGTTCTCGGTAGTCCTAAGCAGTCCTCATGGAAGGAACTTAACTTTGGTAAAGGAGGAGAGGCGTTTATTGTGGAGAAGAGAAGAATCAAAGGAACTTTCGCAGAAATGTTGGAACTAAGAATGTTTCCGTTTGATTTTCAA GACATCAGTGTAGTACTAACATCAGAGCACCCTATCCAAGAGCTTGAAATTCTAGAAGACGAACAAGAACTTAGCTCGATGAATGTATCTTGTTTTGTGGATGTTCAAGAATGGGAACTTAAAGACTATGTAGTAACAGAAGCTAAACAGATGACAAAAGAATTCTCCGAAactaaaaatatatcatttccGTTATTGACAGTGAAAACTTTAGCTGTCAGACAATTTGGATTCTTCGTGTGGAATATACTTATCATAATG accATCATCAGTTTGTTATCCTTTACAACATTTGCTGTTGACAACACTAAACCACAGAACAGATTACAGCTAGGGTTTACATTAACATTGACAGGCGTTACCTTCAGATTTGTCACCAATCAGAGTTTACCTAAGATATCCTATCTTACTAAATTG gaTGTGTACATATTATTTTGTATGATATTCAACTTTTGCATCAGTATATGGCACGCAGTTATAACCCGGTTTAAAGACAACTCGGACCAAGATTCAATGGACTTCTGGGCATTTATTATCTTTATAATTATATACAGCGTCTTCcaattgatatattttatgatagtcgTCGGGAGT TATATCTGGAGAAGAAGAAAAGTACAACAACAGGAAAAAGAATACCAG gaGAAAGCAGTTAAGCTGATAGGAGAATCATGGAAAAGCAATAGAAAAATTACAAGTAGATCGAAAGTTAGAGATGGTCGAGCATCACTTTTCTTTGGATAA
- the LOC143052529 gene encoding cys-loop ligand-gated ion channel-like isoform X4 has protein sequence MEKKKSVFIKVTFLKISNIETVKEQFSADVFIKARWREPSLDHSKGSDNLKLDNLWNPKLVVQNVLGSPKQSSWKELNFGKGGEAFIVEKRRIKGTFAEMLELRMFPFDFQDISVVLTSEHPIQELEILEDEQELSSMNVSCFVDVQEWELKDYVVTEAKQMTKEFSETKNISFPLLTVKTLAVRQFGFFVWNILIIMTIISLLSFTTFAVDNTKPQNRLQLGFTLTLTGVTFRFVTNQSLPKISYLTKLDVYILFCMIFNFCISIWHAVITRFKDNSDQDSMDFWAFIIFIIIYSVFQLIYFMIVVGSYIWRRRKVQQQEKEYQEKAVKLIGESWKSNRKITSRSKVRDGRASLFFG, from the exons AAAAGCGTTTTCATAAAGGTAACTTTTCTCAAAATTAGTAACATTGAAACAGTCAAAGAGCAGTTCTCAGCAGACGTCTTTATCAAAGCAAGATGGCGGGAACCAAGCTTAGACCATAGCAAG GGTTCAGATAATTTAAAGTTAGACAATTTATGGAACCCCAAGTTAGTAGTACAGAATGTTCTCGGTAGTCCTAAGCAGTCCTCATGGAAGGAACTTAACTTTGGTAAAGGAGGAGAGGCGTTTATTGTGGAGAAGAGAAGAATCAAAGGAACTTTCGCAGAAATGTTGGAACTAAGAATGTTTCCGTTTGATTTTCAA GACATCAGTGTAGTACTAACATCAGAGCACCCTATCCAAGAGCTTGAAATTCTAGAAGACGAACAAGAACTTAGCTCGATGAATGTATCTTGTTTTGTGGATGTTCAAGAATGGGAACTTAAAGACTATGTAGTAACAGAAGCTAAACAGATGACAAAAGAATTCTCCGAAactaaaaatatatcatttccGTTATTGACAGTGAAAACTTTAGCTGTCAGACAATTTGGATTCTTCGTGTGGAATATACTTATCATAATG accATCATCAGTTTGTTATCCTTTACAACATTTGCTGTTGACAACACTAAACCACAGAACAGATTACAGCTAGGGTTTACATTAACATTGACAGGCGTTACCTTCAGATTTGTCACCAATCAGAGTTTACCTAAGATATCCTATCTTACTAAATTG gaTGTGTACATATTATTTTGTATGATATTCAACTTTTGCATCAGTATATGGCACGCAGTTATAACCCGGTTTAAAGACAACTCGGACCAAGATTCAATGGACTTCTGGGCATTTATTATCTTTATAATTATATACAGCGTCTTCcaattgatatattttatgatagtcgTCGGGAGT TATATCTGGAGAAGAAGAAAAGTACAACAACAGGAAAAAGAATACCAG gaGAAAGCAGTTAAGCTGATAGGAGAATCATGGAAAAGCAATAGAAAAATTACAAGTAGATCGAAAGTTAGAGATGGTCGAGCATCACTTTTCTTTGGATAA
- the LOC143051286 gene encoding migration and invasion enhancer 1-like, with protein MSTMGPESSYEITVDGHFVFSKLKLGGYPYNDDIMQCVRIVHTGGTPEVVKRAKKPTFLK; from the exons ATGAGCACCATGGGAccagaat CTTCATATGAAATTACAGTAGACGGTCATTTCGTTTTCTCAAAACTCAAACTCGGGGGTTATCCATATAATGATGAC ATAATGCAATGTGTACGGATAGTTCACACTGGTGGTACGCCGGAAGTTGTAAAGCGAGCTAAAAAGCCTACCTTTCTAAAATAG